From Segatella copri, the proteins below share one genomic window:
- a CDS encoding IMP cyclohydrolase: protein MAETKKIKTALVSVFHKDGLDELLAKLNEEGVKFLSTGGTQKFIESLGYECEKVEEVTTYPSILGGRVKTLHPKIFGGILARRDNEGDQEQMKEYEIPSVDLVIVDLYPFEQTVASGASDADIIEKIDIGGISLIRAGAKNFKDVVIVPSKAEYGVLLDILKKKGAETDIEDRKMFAERAFGVSSHYDTAIHAWFAK from the coding sequence ATGGCTGAAACAAAGAAAATCAAGACAGCGTTGGTGTCTGTCTTCCACAAGGATGGCTTGGACGAATTGCTCGCCAAGTTGAATGAAGAGGGTGTAAAATTCCTGAGTACTGGTGGTACCCAGAAGTTTATCGAATCTTTGGGTTATGAATGCGAGAAAGTTGAGGAGGTCACTACCTATCCATCTATCTTGGGTGGTCGCGTAAAGACTCTTCATCCTAAAATATTTGGAGGCATCTTGGCTCGCCGTGACAACGAGGGTGACCAGGAGCAGATGAAGGAATACGAAATCCCTTCTGTCGATCTCGTCATCGTAGACTTGTATCCTTTCGAACAGACTGTAGCTAGCGGCGCTAGCGATGCTGATATCATCGAGAAAATCGATATTGGCGGTATCTCTTTGATCCGTGCAGGTGCCAAAAACTTCAAGGACGTGGTGATCGTTCCTAGCAAGGCAGAATACGGCGTTTTGCTCGATATCCTGAAGAAGAAGGGTGCTGAGACAGATATCGAAGACCGCAAGATGTTTGCAGAGCGTGCATTCGGTGTAAGCTCTCACTACGATACTGCAATCCATGCTTGGTTTGCTAAGTAA
- the clpB gene encoding ATP-dependent chaperone ClpB, whose protein sequence is MTFDKFTIKAQEAVQEAVNIAQRNGQQTIEPVHLLSGILEKATDVTNYIFQKLGMNGQQIAMLLRQEMQHLPRVQGGGQPYLSNETNQILMNAEDTAKKMGDEFVSVEPILLAIVQGNSTAARILKDAGANAKDMLAAIQALRQGQNVKSQSADDNYQSLEKYAKNLVEQARSGKLDPVIGRDEEIRRVLQILSRRTKNNPILIGEPGTGKTAIVEGLAERIVRGDVPENLKNKQLYSLDMGALVAGAKYKGEFEERLKSVIKEVTNANGQIILFIDEIHTLVGAGGGEGAMDAANILKPALARGELRAIGATTLNEYQKYFEKDKALERRFQTVMVNEPDEVDAISILRGIKERYENHHKVRIQDDACIAAVKLSERYISDRFLPDKAIDLMDEAAAKLRMERDSVPEELDEITRHLKQLEIEREAIKRENDQPKIQQLDKEIAELKDQEHDFRAKWEGEKALVNKIQQDKQEIENLKFEAERMEREGNYERVAEIRYSKLKALEDDIKKIQEQLKSTQGGAAMVREEVTADDIAEVVSRWTGIPVNRMMQSEREKLLHLEEELHKRVIGQDEAITAVSDAVRRSRAGLQDPKRPIASFIFLGTTGVGKTELAKALAEYLFNDESMMTRIDMSEYQEKFSVTRLIGAPPGYVGYDEGGQLTEAVRRKPYSVVLFDEIEKAHPDVFNTLLQVLDDGRLTDNKGRVVNFKNTIIIMTSNASREMLRKTFRPEFLNRIDDIITFKPLTQEQIAEVVELQMKRVKKMLEPQGFELRWTPAAIQYLAKVGYDPEFGARPVKRAIQDYVLNDLSKKILAEEVSREKPITIDHTDADGLVFKNQ, encoded by the coding sequence ATGACATTCGACAAATTTACAATCAAGGCGCAGGAGGCGGTACAGGAAGCCGTAAACATTGCGCAGCGAAATGGTCAGCAAACCATCGAACCGGTGCATCTGCTTAGCGGTATCCTTGAAAAGGCTACCGATGTGACCAACTACATCTTCCAGAAGTTGGGCATGAACGGACAGCAAATCGCCATGCTCTTGCGTCAGGAGATGCAACATCTGCCTCGTGTGCAGGGCGGCGGTCAGCCGTACCTCAGCAACGAGACTAACCAGATACTGATGAATGCCGAGGATACCGCCAAGAAAATGGGCGACGAGTTCGTTAGCGTAGAACCTATCCTGTTGGCTATCGTACAGGGCAACTCTACTGCTGCACGTATTCTGAAGGATGCTGGTGCAAATGCCAAAGATATGCTCGCTGCCATCCAGGCATTGAGACAGGGACAGAACGTAAAATCACAAAGCGCTGATGATAACTATCAGAGTTTGGAGAAATATGCGAAAAACCTTGTAGAACAGGCAAGAAGCGGCAAGCTGGACCCAGTTATCGGACGTGATGAGGAAATCAGAAGAGTACTCCAGATTCTGTCACGAAGAACCAAGAACAACCCTATTCTGATAGGTGAGCCTGGTACAGGTAAGACTGCCATCGTAGAAGGTCTTGCCGAGCGTATCGTGCGTGGCGATGTACCGGAGAATCTGAAGAACAAGCAACTCTATTCTCTCGATATGGGTGCGCTGGTAGCCGGTGCCAAATATAAGGGTGAGTTCGAGGAGCGTCTGAAGAGCGTCATTAAAGAGGTAACCAACGCCAACGGCCAGATTATCCTCTTCATCGATGAGATTCACACGCTGGTAGGTGCAGGCGGTGGCGAGGGTGCCATGGATGCAGCCAACATTCTGAAGCCAGCCCTGGCTCGTGGTGAACTGAGAGCCATCGGTGCTACTACCCTCAACGAGTATCAGAAGTACTTCGAGAAGGATAAGGCGCTGGAACGCCGTTTCCAGACCGTCATGGTCAATGAGCCTGACGAGGTAGACGCCATCAGTATCCTCCGTGGTATCAAGGAGCGCTACGAGAACCATCATAAGGTACGTATTCAGGATGATGCCTGCATCGCAGCCGTCAAGTTATCAGAGAGATACATCTCTGACAGATTCCTCCCTGATAAGGCTATCGACCTGATGGATGAGGCAGCAGCCAAACTGAGGATGGAGCGTGACTCTGTACCAGAAGAACTGGATGAGATTACCCGCCACTTGAAGCAGTTGGAGATTGAGCGTGAGGCCATCAAGCGCGAGAATGACCAACCTAAGATTCAGCAGTTGGATAAGGAAATTGCAGAATTGAAGGATCAGGAGCATGACTTCCGTGCTAAATGGGAAGGCGAAAAAGCACTCGTCAACAAGATTCAGCAGGATAAGCAGGAGATAGAAAACCTGAAGTTTGAGGCTGAACGCATGGAGCGCGAAGGCAATTACGAACGCGTAGCTGAAATCCGCTATTCTAAACTGAAGGCGCTCGAGGATGACATCAAAAAGATCCAGGAGCAGCTGAAGAGTACACAGGGTGGCGCAGCGATGGTCAGAGAGGAAGTTACAGCTGATGATATCGCTGAAGTTGTAAGCCGCTGGACCGGAATACCAGTAAACCGTATGATGCAGAGCGAGCGTGAGAAACTGCTCCACCTGGAGGAAGAACTCCACAAGAGAGTCATCGGACAGGACGAGGCTATCACCGCTGTAAGTGATGCCGTTCGCCGCAGCCGTGCCGGTTTGCAGGATCCTAAGCGTCCTATCGCCAGCTTCATCTTCCTCGGTACTACCGGTGTAGGTAAGACGGAACTTGCCAAGGCGCTGGCTGAGTATCTGTTCAATGACGAGTCGATGATGACCCGAATTGATATGAGTGAATATCAGGAGAAGTTTAGCGTAACCCGTCTGATCGGTGCGCCTCCAGGGTATGTAGGCTACGATGAAGGTGGTCAGTTGACCGAGGCTGTACGCCGCAAACCATATAGTGTGGTTCTCTTCGATGAGATTGAGAAGGCGCATCCTGATGTTTTCAATACCCTGTTACAGGTATTGGACGATGGCCGGTTGACCGACAACAAGGGTCGTGTAGTCAACTTCAAGAACACCATCATCATCATGACTTCCAACGCAAGCCGTGAGATGTTGCGCAAGACCTTCCGTCCTGAGTTCCTGAACCGTATTGATGATATCATTACCTTCAAGCCGTTGACCCAGGAGCAGATTGCCGAGGTTGTAGAACTTCAGATGAAGCGAGTAAAGAAGATGTTGGAGCCTCAGGGCTTTGAACTTCGCTGGACTCCTGCAGCTATCCAGTATCTGGCAAAGGTAGGATACGACCCTGAGTTTGGTGCCCGTCCTGTAAAGCGCGCTATCCAGGATTATGTATTAAACGACTTGAGTAAGAAGATTCTTGCAGAAGAGGTTAGCAGAGAGAAACCAATTACCATCGATCATACAGATGCAGATGGATTGGTCTTCAAAAACCAATAA